Proteins encoded together in one Microbacterium sp. zg-Y625 window:
- a CDS encoding carbohydrate ABC transporter permease, translating to MSVRENSSTESASAELARRGGGDTQVSPPPVRRRRKGLGWAGRLEVAILVGPALLVFLGFVIFPVVAAAYYGFFRWQGYGPPTDFVGFNNYLLILQDPAFHAALSHNAFIVVMSLVLQGPAALLVALLLNRRMRGQSIIRVLIFVPYVIAEVVVGVGWSLMLQQRGALNGFLENVGLGGLEQDWLANPDIAIWTLMAIITWKYFGFAVILFLAGLQGIPEELSEAAAIDGASFWQTQWRITVPLLGPTLRIWAFLSIIGSLQLFDLVYIIWGQYVASTAGTSTMATYMVSEGRNSGNYGYGSAVAVVLFLISLVVALIYQRFVLRRDTAGALTGGKRR from the coding sequence ATGTCTGTTCGCGAGAACTCGTCGACGGAGAGTGCATCCGCCGAGCTCGCGCGGCGCGGCGGGGGCGACACCCAGGTGTCGCCCCCGCCCGTGCGGCGGCGGCGCAAGGGGCTCGGCTGGGCCGGGCGTCTGGAGGTCGCGATCCTCGTGGGGCCGGCTCTGCTGGTCTTCCTCGGCTTCGTCATCTTCCCCGTCGTCGCCGCCGCCTACTACGGCTTCTTCCGGTGGCAGGGCTACGGCCCGCCCACCGACTTCGTGGGGTTCAACAACTACCTGCTGATCCTGCAGGACCCCGCCTTCCACGCGGCCCTCAGCCACAACGCGTTCATCGTGGTGATGTCGCTCGTGCTGCAGGGGCCGGCGGCGCTGCTGGTCGCGCTGCTGCTGAACCGCCGCATGCGCGGTCAGTCGATCATCCGCGTGCTGATCTTCGTCCCCTACGTCATCGCCGAGGTCGTCGTCGGAGTCGGCTGGAGCCTCATGCTGCAGCAGCGCGGCGCGCTCAACGGCTTCCTCGAGAACGTCGGTCTCGGCGGGCTCGAGCAGGACTGGCTCGCCAACCCCGACATCGCCATCTGGACCCTGATGGCGATCATCACCTGGAAGTACTTCGGCTTCGCGGTCATCCTCTTCCTCGCCGGGCTCCAGGGCATCCCCGAGGAGCTGTCCGAGGCGGCCGCGATCGACGGCGCCTCGTTCTGGCAGACGCAGTGGCGCATCACCGTGCCGCTGCTGGGGCCGACGCTGCGCATCTGGGCGTTCCTGTCGATCATCGGCTCGCTGCAGCTGTTCGACCTCGTCTACATCATCTGGGGCCAGTACGTCGCCTCGACCGCAGGCACGTCCACGATGGCGACCTACATGGTCTCCGAGGGCCGCAACTCCGGGAACTACGGCTACGGCAGCGCCGTGGCGGTCGTCCTGTTCCTCATCTCACTGGTCGTCGCGCTGATCTACCAGCGCTTCGTCCTGCGCCGCGACACCGCAGGCGCCCTCACGGGAGGTAAGCGTCGATGA
- a CDS encoding ABC transporter substrate-binding protein, whose translation MIAKRTLAAAAAVTAGVLALAGCSGGGGGGAGEDGDVEMTLWHNSTTGPGKEFWDQTAAAFSEENPGVTIKVQVVQNEELDGKLQTALNSGDAPDLFLQRGGGKLAAMVAAGQIKDITDAISDTAVEEIPDTTLDNLRVDDKLYGMPVAVLPGGMFYSQQVFDAAGITEAPATIDEMVAATEALKASGVEPIALGGKNAWPAAHWYYFFALRACSPDTMATAAEEMDFSDECWLDAAQNLADFAETEPFNQGFLTTEAQQGAGSSAGLIANRLAGMELMGAWNPGVIAGLTPDEKPLSDLSWFPFPEVPGGEGEPGAILGGIDGYSCYVDAPDACVDFLNYLATAEVQEAYYDAFDAPPVNTVAQEAVTEPYLIQIIEAYNEAPFVSQWLDTIYGLNVGNALNVAVVDMLAGNSGPEQLVDAVNAAAAKG comes from the coding sequence ATGATTGCGAAGAGGACGCTCGCAGCCGCAGCAGCTGTCACAGCCGGTGTGCTCGCGCTGGCCGGCTGTTCCGGCGGCGGTGGCGGAGGTGCCGGCGAAGACGGCGACGTCGAGATGACGCTCTGGCACAACTCGACCACCGGTCCCGGCAAGGAGTTCTGGGACCAGACCGCCGCCGCCTTCTCGGAGGAGAACCCCGGCGTCACCATCAAGGTGCAGGTCGTGCAGAACGAAGAGCTCGACGGCAAGCTGCAGACCGCGCTGAACTCGGGTGACGCGCCGGACCTGTTCCTGCAGCGCGGCGGCGGCAAGCTCGCGGCCATGGTCGCGGCCGGCCAGATCAAGGACATCACGGACGCGATCTCCGACACGGCCGTCGAGGAGATCCCGGACACCACCCTGGACAACCTGCGCGTCGACGACAAGCTCTACGGCATGCCCGTCGCTGTGCTTCCCGGCGGCATGTTCTACAGCCAGCAGGTCTTCGACGCGGCCGGCATCACCGAGGCACCCGCCACGATCGACGAGATGGTCGCCGCGACCGAGGCCCTCAAGGCCAGCGGTGTGGAGCCCATCGCGCTCGGCGGCAAGAACGCGTGGCCCGCAGCGCACTGGTACTACTTCTTCGCCCTGCGCGCCTGCAGCCCCGACACCATGGCCACCGCGGCCGAGGAGATGGACTTCAGCGACGAGTGCTGGCTGGATGCCGCACAGAACCTCGCCGACTTCGCCGAGACCGAGCCCTTCAACCAGGGCTTCCTCACGACCGAGGCCCAGCAGGGCGCCGGTTCGTCGGCGGGCCTCATCGCCAACCGCCTCGCGGGCATGGAGCTCATGGGCGCCTGGAACCCGGGCGTGATCGCCGGACTCACCCCGGACGAGAAGCCGCTGTCCGACCTGTCCTGGTTCCCCTTCCCGGAGGTGCCCGGCGGTGAAGGCGAGCCCGGCGCGATCCTCGGTGGCATCGACGGCTACTCCTGCTACGTGGATGCGCCCGACGCCTGTGTCGACTTCCTGAACTACCTGGCCACTGCCGAGGTGCAGGAGGCGTACTACGACGCCTTCGACGCCCCGCCGGTGAACACCGTGGCCCAGGAGGCCGTCACCGAGCCCTACCTGATCCAGATCATCGAGGCCTACAACGAGGCCCCGTTCGTCTCGCAGTGGCTCGACACCATCTACGGCCTGAACGTCGGCAACGCGCTGAACGTGGCGGTCGTGGACATGCTGGCCGGCAACAGCGGTCCCGAGCAGCTCGTCGATGCGGTCAACGCGGCCGCAGCAAAGGGCTAG
- a CDS encoding LacI family DNA-binding transcriptional regulator, producing the protein MSRRATIHDVAAAAGVSVSTVSKAVNGRYGVAEDTVARVLDVVERLGYESSLVASSMRSHRTGVIGVLVADFEPFSAEVLKGVGSALRDSRYDLLAYSGSRQGGSAGWERRSLSRLSGTLIDGAIMVTPTVIGVTSEVPIVAVDPHSGRADLPTVESDSYGGALHAMQYLVQLGHRRIGFIAGRPDLRSSEARDAGYRAGLREAGIPADPSLVRVGLYQPETVRDQARAMLQQRQRPTAVFAANDLSALAVIEVAGELGLRVPQDLSVVGFDDVPEASRVHPALTTVAQPMRRLGAVAAEFVAALLAGETREELHVTLPTRLVVRGTTAPPSDPLR; encoded by the coding sequence ATGTCCCGTCGAGCCACGATCCACGACGTCGCCGCTGCCGCCGGCGTCTCGGTGTCGACCGTGTCCAAAGCCGTCAACGGCAGGTACGGAGTCGCCGAAGACACCGTCGCGCGCGTGCTCGACGTGGTCGAGCGACTGGGCTACGAGTCGTCGCTCGTGGCCAGCAGCATGCGGTCGCACCGAACCGGGGTGATCGGCGTGCTGGTGGCCGACTTCGAGCCGTTCAGCGCCGAGGTGCTCAAGGGCGTCGGGTCGGCGCTGCGCGACTCGCGCTACGACCTGCTCGCGTACAGCGGCTCGCGCCAGGGCGGCAGCGCCGGCTGGGAGCGACGTTCGCTCAGCCGGCTGAGCGGAACGCTCATCGACGGGGCGATCATGGTGACGCCCACCGTCATCGGCGTCACCAGCGAGGTCCCGATCGTGGCCGTCGACCCGCACAGCGGCCGCGCCGACCTGCCGACGGTCGAGTCGGACAGCTACGGCGGGGCGCTGCACGCGATGCAGTACCTCGTGCAGCTCGGCCACCGGCGCATCGGGTTCATTGCGGGTCGACCCGACCTGCGCTCATCCGAAGCGCGCGACGCCGGCTACCGGGCGGGGCTGCGCGAGGCCGGCATCCCTGCCGATCCGTCGCTCGTGCGCGTCGGGCTCTACCAGCCCGAAACCGTGCGCGACCAGGCCCGCGCCATGCTGCAACAGCGGCAGCGCCCCACGGCGGTGTTCGCCGCCAACGACCTCTCGGCCCTCGCGGTGATCGAGGTCGCCGGCGAGCTGGGGCTGCGCGTTCCGCAGGACCTGTCGGTGGTCGGCTTCGACGACGTGCCCGAAGCGTCTCGCGTGCACCCCGCGCTCACCACCGTCGCCCAGCCCATGCGTCGCCTCGGGGCGGTCGCGGCCGAGTTCGTCGCCGCCCTCCTGGCGGGTGAGACGCGCGAAGAGCTGCATGTGACGCTGCCGACGCGCCTCGTCGTGCGGGGCACGACGGCTCCTCCGTCCGACCCCCTCCGCTGA
- a CDS encoding cobalamin-independent methionine synthase II family protein, whose product MSAIRTTTAGSLPRTQALIDANAARTFADDGFTLQTTPEFEELTAQAVADVVERQRQAGITLVGDGEFGKAMSNAVDYGAWWSYSFQRAGGLSLTDVNAFNEPPVRSEPGNIRLTSFLDRRDRQLFPAVYAEAVEVGRNATGFPTTTGPITYRGQDAVASDIRHLKASLRDGEQGFLTAIAPGSAARVRNDYYATEEEHIWAWAEALREEYRAIVDAGLILQLDDPSLAENFDQINPEPSIADYQAFTKIRIDAINHAIAGLPKEQVRLHLCWGSWHGPHTTDIELRHILPVVLGANVGSVSFEAGNVRHEHEYTVWGEVAVPDDLVLVPGVVSHATNVVEHPDLVAQRIGRFADIVGADRVIASTDCGLGGRIHPDIAWAKLASLGEGARRASAGA is encoded by the coding sequence ATGTCCGCGATCCGCACCACCACCGCAGGCAGCCTGCCCCGCACGCAGGCTCTCATCGACGCCAACGCCGCGCGCACGTTCGCCGACGACGGCTTCACGCTGCAGACCACGCCCGAGTTCGAGGAGCTGACGGCGCAGGCCGTCGCCGACGTGGTCGAACGGCAGCGCCAGGCCGGCATCACGCTCGTCGGAGACGGTGAGTTCGGAAAGGCGATGTCCAACGCTGTCGACTACGGGGCGTGGTGGTCGTACTCGTTCCAGCGCGCCGGCGGCCTGTCGCTGACCGACGTCAACGCGTTCAACGAGCCGCCGGTGCGCTCGGAGCCCGGGAACATCCGGCTGACGTCCTTCCTCGACCGCCGCGACCGGCAGCTGTTCCCCGCGGTGTACGCCGAGGCCGTCGAGGTCGGGCGCAACGCCACCGGCTTCCCCACGACGACCGGCCCCATCACGTACCGCGGCCAGGACGCCGTGGCATCCGACATCCGCCACCTGAAGGCGTCGCTGCGCGACGGCGAGCAGGGCTTCCTCACCGCGATCGCCCCGGGCTCGGCGGCGCGGGTGCGCAACGACTACTACGCCACCGAGGAGGAGCACATCTGGGCGTGGGCCGAGGCCCTCCGCGAGGAGTACCGGGCGATTGTGGATGCCGGCCTCATCCTGCAGCTGGACGACCCCTCGCTCGCGGAGAACTTCGACCAGATCAACCCCGAGCCCTCGATCGCCGACTACCAGGCGTTCACGAAGATCCGCATCGACGCGATCAACCACGCGATCGCGGGGCTCCCGAAGGAGCAGGTGCGTCTGCACCTGTGCTGGGGATCCTGGCACGGGCCGCACACGACAGACATCGAGCTGCGGCACATCCTCCCCGTGGTGCTCGGGGCGAATGTCGGGTCAGTGTCGTTCGAGGCCGGCAACGTCCGCCACGAGCACGAGTACACCGTGTGGGGCGAGGTCGCCGTGCCGGACGACCTGGTGCTCGTGCCCGGCGTCGTCAGCCACGCGACGAACGTCGTGGAGCACCCGGACCTCGTCGCCCAGCGCATCGGCCGGTTCGCCGACATCGTGGGCGCCGACCGCGTCATCGCCTCGACCGACTGCGGTCTGGGCGGGCGCATCCACCCCGACATCGCATGGGCCAAGCTGGCGTCGCTCGGCGAGGGCGCGCGCCGGGCATCCGCCGGGGCCTGA
- the purU gene encoding formyltetrahydrofolate deformylase — MTVHAPNLPPAHACLIVHGKDQPGIVAAVSAMITRIGGNIVAFDQYSDNPEGGAYFQRVVFHRPGFAADRPVIEDEVARTLADFELEWSLTDQSVPKRMAILSSKQDHCLLDLLWRHRRGDLPVTIPMVVSNHTTSAEDVRSFGVPFFHVPSTPGPDKSESEAKILELLKGNVDFVVLARYMQILSADFLDALGVPVINIHHSFLPAFIGAEPYKKAKERGVKLIGATSHYVTTDLDEGPIIEQDTIRVTHADTTAELARRGADVERQVLSRAVLWHAQDRVIRHGNHTIVF, encoded by the coding sequence ATGACCGTGCACGCCCCGAACCTGCCGCCCGCCCACGCATGCCTCATCGTGCACGGCAAGGACCAGCCGGGCATCGTCGCCGCGGTGTCGGCCATGATCACGCGCATCGGCGGCAACATCGTCGCGTTCGATCAGTACTCCGACAACCCCGAGGGCGGCGCGTACTTCCAGCGCGTCGTCTTCCACCGCCCCGGGTTCGCCGCTGACCGACCGGTGATCGAGGACGAGGTCGCCCGCACCCTCGCGGACTTCGAGCTGGAATGGTCGTTGACCGACCAGTCGGTGCCCAAGCGCATGGCGATCCTGTCGTCGAAGCAGGACCACTGCCTGCTCGACCTGCTGTGGCGCCACCGGCGCGGCGACCTGCCTGTCACCATCCCGATGGTCGTGTCCAACCACACGACCTCCGCCGAGGACGTGCGCTCGTTCGGCGTGCCGTTCTTCCACGTGCCGTCCACCCCGGGTCCCGACAAGTCGGAGTCCGAGGCGAAGATCCTCGAACTGCTCAAGGGCAACGTCGACTTCGTCGTGCTGGCGCGGTACATGCAGATCCTGTCGGCGGACTTCCTCGATGCGCTCGGGGTGCCGGTGATCAACATCCACCACTCCTTCCTCCCCGCCTTCATCGGCGCGGAGCCCTACAAGAAGGCCAAGGAGCGCGGCGTCAAGCTCATCGGCGCCACGAGCCACTACGTCACGACCGACCTCGACGAGGGCCCGATCATCGAGCAGGACACGATCCGGGTGACCCACGCCGACACGACCGCCGAACTCGCCCGTCGGGGCGCCGACGTCGAGCGCCAGGTGCTCTCACGCGCGGTGCTGTGGCACGCGCAGGACCGCGTGATCCGCCACGGCAACCACACGATCGTCTTCTGA
- a CDS encoding VOC family protein: MPLFDHLSVAVADLDRAVAEFDPVLTALGLARETGDGNGAAWYAEGETEFILMPAREPGSGPHRHGRVGWQHLAFAVDSRAEVDRMHQVAVDAGWSVVREPKTYPRFSDRYYASFVENADGIRIEFMHNPPQQTQ, translated from the coding sequence ATGCCGCTCTTCGACCACCTCAGCGTCGCCGTCGCCGACCTCGACCGCGCTGTCGCCGAGTTCGACCCCGTGCTGACGGCGCTGGGGCTCGCCCGTGAGACCGGCGACGGCAACGGGGCGGCCTGGTACGCCGAGGGCGAGACCGAGTTCATCCTCATGCCCGCCCGGGAGCCCGGGTCGGGCCCGCACCGGCACGGTCGCGTCGGGTGGCAGCACCTGGCCTTCGCCGTCGACTCGCGCGCCGAGGTCGACCGCATGCACCAGGTGGCGGTGGATGCCGGATGGTCGGTCGTGCGCGAGCCGAAGACCTACCCGCGCTTCAGCGACCGGTACTACGCATCGTTCGTGGAGAACGCCGACGGCATCCGCATCGAGTTCATGCACAACCCGCCGCAGCAGACGCAGTAG
- a CDS encoding MmcQ/YjbR family DNA-binding protein — translation MEHPLMFDPDDPQLERLRAVCLAYPGAQERISHGRPNFFTVRTFCYFGGGERRGEGDHVRHDAAILVRPDPDDAPALRQDARFFVPAYLGASGWLGIDLADAGWDEVSELIDASFRVTAPARLVRQLD, via the coding sequence ATGGAGCATCCCCTGATGTTCGATCCCGACGATCCGCAGTTGGAGCGGCTGCGGGCGGTGTGCTTGGCCTACCCGGGAGCGCAGGAGCGGATCAGTCACGGCCGCCCGAACTTCTTCACGGTGCGGACCTTCTGCTACTTCGGCGGGGGTGAGCGCCGCGGCGAGGGGGACCATGTGCGTCACGACGCGGCGATCCTGGTGCGGCCTGACCCCGATGACGCCCCGGCACTGCGCCAGGATGCCCGTTTCTTCGTGCCTGCGTATCTGGGCGCCTCCGGGTGGCTCGGGATCGACCTCGCCGATGCGGGCTGGGACGAGGTCAGCGAGCTCATCGACGCCTCGTTCCGGGTGACCGCGCCCGCCCGCCTGGTGCGGCAGCTGGACTAG
- a CDS encoding class A beta-lactamase-related serine hydrolase, with protein sequence MGTPDPQRSSQQQPHLRGAHRRPRRPAADRRSFPATWRALDELAASGARVSVRVADLDSGEALLSGDDHRTLPIAGLGVVPLLVETAAAFEDGRLDPLEIVDRQQLPAVGVAGVWQHLKAPALPLADLAVLAAATGDALAANALLERVGLPAVRARLESLGLEHTALMDGFRNERGPDDAPQVALGTARELAGLFASLVNAQAVSPGVSAQVSEWLSLNVDLTLVASATGLDPFAHEDDAHGLLFVNKTGRGDGIRSEAGVLAGPRAGVAYALLVAFDDLSIAHRLRVHEAFRTLGVELMEYVY encoded by the coding sequence GTGGGTACCCCCGACCCGCAGCGCAGCAGCCAGCAGCAGCCGCACCTTCGGGGTGCGCACCGGCGGCCGCGCCGTCCGGCCGCCGATCGCCGGTCGTTCCCCGCGACCTGGCGGGCGCTGGACGAGCTCGCCGCGTCCGGAGCGCGGGTGTCGGTGCGCGTGGCCGACCTCGACAGCGGCGAGGCGCTGCTGTCGGGTGACGACCACCGCACCCTGCCGATCGCCGGTCTGGGCGTGGTCCCGCTGCTGGTCGAGACGGCCGCAGCGTTCGAGGACGGCAGGCTGGACCCGCTCGAGATCGTCGACCGCCAGCAGCTTCCGGCGGTGGGGGTGGCAGGGGTGTGGCAGCACCTGAAGGCGCCGGCGCTGCCCCTGGCCGACCTCGCCGTGCTCGCCGCGGCGACCGGCGACGCGCTCGCCGCGAACGCGCTGCTCGAACGGGTCGGCCTGCCGGCGGTGCGGGCACGGCTGGAGTCGCTGGGGCTGGAGCACACCGCGCTCATGGACGGATTCCGCAACGAGCGCGGTCCCGATGACGCGCCGCAGGTGGCGCTCGGCACGGCGCGGGAGCTGGCAGGCCTCTTCGCCTCCCTCGTCAACGCCCAGGCCGTCTCGCCCGGCGTGAGCGCGCAGGTGTCGGAGTGGCTGAGCCTCAACGTGGATCTGACCCTCGTGGCATCCGCCACGGGACTCGACCCCTTCGCGCACGAGGACGACGCCCACGGGCTGCTGTTCGTCAACAAGACCGGTCGGGGCGATGGGATCCGGTCCGAGGCGGGCGTGCTCGCGGGCCCCCGCGCCGGCGTGGCATACGCCCTGCTCGTCGCGTTCGACGACCTGTCGATCGCGCACCGGCTGCGCGTGCACGAGGCCTTCCGCACGCTGGGCGTCGAGCTGATGGAGTACGTGTACTGA
- a CDS encoding M13 family metallopeptidase, translating into MTDALRSGLALDELSPEIRPQDDLFRHVNGAWLERTAIPDDKARWGSFHLIAEQAEKDVRAIIEEAQRAEPGSETRKVGDLYTSFMDTERISALGAEPLRPQLQQVDAISSIPELLATVGRLERDGVGGFLGIYVEPDPGSPVRYVPFVLQSGLSLPDESYYRLENFAETRAAHRAHIHRVLELAGVADAAHQADRVVALETELASHHWDKVRSRDAVATYNLMSWADVQALVGVDLEPWLDALAPGRSEAFAELNVNQPSYLEGLGALLSEDRLEDWKAWLRLQIVHSAAPFLSDEFVEENFSFYGTQLTGVPVNRERWKRGVGLVEAALGEAVGKVYVERHFPPQAKVAMDELVANLVEAYRQSISGLEWMSPETRERALAKLDAFTPKIGYPVKWKDYGTLEIDATDLLGNVRRAHVWEHDRQISRVGQPIDRDEWFMTPQTVNAYYNPLMNEIVFPAAILQYPFFDAERDAAANYGGIGAVIGHEIGHGFDDQGSRFDGDGSLRDWWTDADRTAFEERTKNLIAQYDQLVPQGLSAEHHVNGALTIGENIGDLGGLGIALRAYELSLEGAESPEIDGYTGIQRLLLSWAQIWQQKGRDAETIRLLTIDPHSPNEFRCNQIVRNIDAFYDAFDVTEGDRLWLAPEERVTIW; encoded by the coding sequence ATGACCGATGCCCTCCGTTCCGGTCTCGCGCTCGACGAACTGAGCCCCGAGATCCGCCCCCAGGACGACCTCTTCCGCCATGTGAACGGCGCGTGGCTGGAGCGCACCGCGATCCCCGACGACAAGGCGCGCTGGGGCTCGTTCCATCTCATCGCCGAGCAGGCGGAGAAGGACGTCCGCGCGATCATCGAGGAGGCGCAGCGGGCCGAGCCCGGCAGCGAGACCCGCAAGGTCGGCGACCTGTACACGAGCTTCATGGACACCGAGCGCATCTCGGCCCTCGGCGCCGAGCCGCTGCGCCCGCAGCTGCAGCAGGTCGACGCCATCTCGTCGATCCCCGAGCTGCTGGCGACGGTCGGACGCCTCGAGCGTGACGGCGTCGGCGGATTCCTGGGGATCTACGTCGAGCCCGACCCCGGCAGCCCGGTGCGGTACGTGCCGTTCGTGCTGCAGAGCGGGCTGTCGCTGCCCGACGAGAGCTACTACCGGCTCGAGAACTTCGCCGAGACCCGCGCCGCCCACCGCGCGCACATCCACCGGGTCCTGGAGCTCGCCGGCGTGGCGGATGCCGCACACCAGGCCGATCGCGTCGTGGCGCTCGAGACCGAGCTCGCTTCGCACCACTGGGACAAGGTGCGCAGCCGCGATGCCGTCGCCACCTACAACCTCATGAGCTGGGCCGATGTGCAGGCGCTGGTCGGCGTCGACCTGGAGCCGTGGCTCGACGCGCTCGCGCCGGGGCGCAGCGAGGCGTTCGCCGAGCTCAACGTCAACCAGCCCTCCTACCTCGAGGGCCTCGGCGCGCTGCTGAGCGAGGACCGCCTGGAGGACTGGAAGGCGTGGCTGCGACTGCAGATCGTCCACAGCGCGGCGCCCTTCCTCTCGGACGAGTTCGTCGAGGAGAACTTCTCGTTCTACGGCACGCAGCTCACCGGCGTGCCGGTGAACCGCGAGCGCTGGAAGCGCGGCGTGGGCCTGGTCGAGGCGGCTCTCGGCGAAGCGGTCGGCAAGGTGTACGTCGAACGCCACTTCCCGCCGCAGGCGAAGGTGGCCATGGACGAGCTGGTCGCCAACCTGGTCGAGGCCTACCGGCAGTCGATCTCGGGCCTGGAGTGGATGAGCCCCGAGACGCGCGAGCGGGCCCTCGCCAAGCTCGACGCCTTCACGCCGAAGATCGGCTACCCCGTGAAGTGGAAGGACTATGGCACGCTCGAGATCGATGCGACCGACCTGCTCGGCAACGTCCGCCGTGCGCACGTGTGGGAGCACGACCGTCAGATCTCCCGCGTCGGCCAGCCGATCGACCGCGACGAGTGGTTCATGACGCCGCAGACGGTCAACGCGTACTACAACCCGCTGATGAACGAGATCGTGTTCCCGGCGGCGATCCTGCAGTACCCCTTCTTCGACGCGGAGCGGGATGCCGCGGCCAACTACGGCGGCATCGGCGCGGTGATCGGTCACGAGATCGGCCACGGCTTCGACGACCAGGGCAGCCGCTTCGACGGCGACGGGTCGCTGCGCGACTGGTGGACCGACGCCGACCGCACCGCGTTCGAGGAGCGCACGAAGAACCTCATCGCCCAGTACGACCAGCTGGTGCCGCAGGGCCTTTCGGCCGAGCACCACGTCAACGGTGCGCTCACGATCGGCGAGAACATCGGCGACCTCGGCGGTCTCGGCATCGCGCTGCGGGCCTACGAGCTGTCACTGGAGGGCGCCGAGTCACCCGAGATCGACGGGTACACCGGCATCCAGCGCCTGCTGCTGAGCTGGGCGCAGATCTGGCAGCAGAAGGGGAGGGATGCCGAGACGATCCGTCTGCTGACGATCGACCCGCACTCGCCCAACGAGTTCCGCTGCAACCAGATCGTGCGCAACATCGACGCGTTCTACGACGCCTTCGACGTCACCGAGGGCGACCGGCTGTGGCTGGCGCCCGAGGAGCGCGTGACCATCTGGTGA